The DNA window TATAATGATtacaaatgatttttattttatcaataaatatttgttacctCATTTTATTATGTGTAATAAAAGTGTGATGAccgatatttaaaaataaaatatgaaataagaaaattaattgcATATATTGTGAAAATTGGTCAAGGGCACGAatattctttgtttaaaaaaaagttttgaaaatgatTTAAAGAAAGACCAATTCTCCCTTTTCCCAGATGGAGTTGCAGTTAGTTTCAATGTAAGCCTTGTGTGCTACTGGTTGCTCCACAAAAGCAGCTATTTCTAAATAGATAAAAACCAGAGCTGGGGTTGGTGCAACTGGCTAGAATATTTGTTGCACAAAGCTAACTGAAGGAGAAGCTATGATTCACTTTCTTATGTGGCCATTTTAACCAAAAGGAGAACTTTGGAAAATCTAGCCAGATCCTCCACACTGCCCATTCCAACTGTTTAATGTTGTATGGAAGCGAAATTCACAATGGTATAAATGTTATATTCAGGAAATCACTGTTTCTGATGAATGGGTTACTtgacaaaaggaaagagagtttACACAAGTCAAATCTGGTTCGATGTCCATTGAGTTTCTGTGGTGCAGAAAGGATGGTATAGGTAAGGGTAGGGGCAAGGAGGAGCCAAGAACTTAAGAAACTTTGAGTGAGGAAACTGGGAGTATTGTGATTTGTACTTAAAGAAtttgaagagaagagaaagaaatatgaagCAAAGCGGTAAAGCATTTAACCAATCACATTCCAGCGGGCTTTttcaaaagccaaacaaaacTCGAGTAAATATGTATGCGTGTGGGTGCGTACGCATTTTATTGGTGTGTTTAGTTTTTGTGAAAAATAgcaaatatatttgtgtgtgacaATTGAAGTATAGCTTAAAGGAGcttaaattaatgaatgaatgaaaaactgaTAGAGAATCAAGATTCAGAGTAGGAATCAGCATACATCCTGAGAGAAAACAGGCAATGTGAATCGGTTTCCATTCAAATTGTTGGTCTATACAGCGGCTTGTAGGGTTTTCATTTTTAACCAATCAATGCAAGCGCCCGCCTTTCCAACGTTCCAATCAGAGCGAGCTTATGTATATAAAGGAAGGCTGCAGCAGCTGGCGGCATTCGACTTTGGTTCTTTCCTTGGACTAGAAATCGTTTCTTGTATTTCTCATGGCTCGTACTAAGCAAACTGCGCGAAAATCTACCGGCGGTAAGGCGCCTCGCAAACAGTTGGCTACTAAAGCAGCTCGTAAGAGCGCTCCTGCTACCGGCGGCGTAAAGAAGCCTCACCGCTACCGCCCTGGCACCGTGGCGTTGCGAGAGATCCGCCGCTATCAGAAGTCCACCGAGCTGCTGATCCGTAAGCTGCCCTTCCAGCGGCTGGTGCGTGAGATCGCGCAGGACTTCAAGACCGACCTACGCTTCCAGAGTTCGGCCGTGATGGCCTTGCAGGAGGCCAGCGAAGCCTACCTTGTGGGCCTGTTTGAGGACACGAATCTGTGCGCCATCCACGCGAAACGAGTGACGATCATGCCCAAAGATATACAGTTGGCCCGTCGCATCCGAGGGGAAAGAGCTTAATCCCGCTTTGTTCCGAATTATTGGCCAAAGGCTCTTTTCAGAGCCACCCACGTTCTCAGTGAGAGGAGCTGTTAAGTTAACACTAAATTTTGCTTTTATGTTAAAGCTTGCTGCACTGTGAGGTCATAGTCGTTCCCGTCCCTGGTGTTGGGAGAGGAGGTTGCCAGTCATCCTTTATTTCCGGTACTTAGTAAATGGAATTACTTGCCCAGTAATCTTAGAATAGATGTGGAGATTTGGGTGAAAGGATCAGGAAATGTTGAATTTTTATCCAATTAGACCCGAATAAACTGGTTGTGGCTTGGCAAGGTAGTTATTCTCTCGAGTGCCAAATGGGAAAGTAGTTGACCTCGTCACTAACCCCGGGGTTTAGCAGGTTTTAATTAGTGGGAAACGTTCTTAACTGGGAGACACTGAAGAAATTGCAGGGCGGGAACTATGCGACCCCGTCCAACTACTAGGATGCCTTGCTTCTGTTTAATAGTTTAAACACTAATCTAGGAGAATTACTGCCCCCCCAAGAAAATGAGTCCCTGCATTTGCATCTTTCCATTTGGAGTTTAGATTTACctagatgaaagagaaaatttagataggcaagtcacttaaccctctgttgccccactaaaaaaaaaaagaacctagaaagACCGTTTTTGGCTCCCTTTTTGTTCTCCCCATTGACTTTTGTGACAAGGACATACCAAATTGACTACTTATCTATAAATTCCATCTTTCACAAACATGATGATATTGAATCAGGAAGTTACACCTGgctttattcctattttttaattttaaatatttaggaaataggtaattaaaaaattaatcttcCAGTATACTAAAGGTCTTTAGCCTTCTCAGCCCTGgctttattcctattttttaattttaaatatttaggaaataggtaattaaaaaattaatcttcCAGTATACTAAAGGTCTTTAGCCTTCTCAGCCCTTATGTTAAGTAAATATCTCTTTTAGTTTCATTCCATCCTAATATAATTACTCTGAGAAACTCATCCTGCATTTCTTCTTTCATAGAAtaatggaatggaaaaaaaataccctaATGTATTCCCTCCATTCTTCTAATATACAGGCCTTTATTATCAACCATTAGAGAATTTCTATAATTTACCATCTAACCCCCTGCATTTACCTCCCCAATCCTAACACACATACATTCAAACTTCATATTTATCTTACCACTGCCAGTATAATAATTCTTATGCATAAATTTAGTCATATCAACCTactaaaaaatcttcagtgactccttAGTGCTTaaataaattcagaataaaattcaGACCCCTTTACCGTCTAAAATCTGATAGCCCCCTACATTTCTAACCTCTCATATTATTCTTTTCTGACCACCCAACAGTCCAACAAAATTTAACCATAATTTGTCCCCAGTATATATTCTCTGCTTTCCCACTTCAGTGCCTTTACTTAAACTGTTCCCAGTGCCAGGAATGTCCTCACTACCCTACTGATTTCTTATACTT is part of the Dromiciops gliroides isolate mDroGli1 chromosome 4, mDroGli1.pri, whole genome shotgun sequence genome and encodes:
- the LOC122753305 gene encoding histone H3-like — encoded protein: MSGRGKGGKGLGKGGAKRHRKVLRDNIQGITKPAIRRLARRGGVKRISGLIYEETRGVLKVFLENVIRDAVTYTEHAKRKTVTAMDVVYALKRQGRMLPTSLRKRKSFLVFLMARTKQTARKSTGGKAPRKQLATKAARKSAPATGGVKKPHRYRPGTVALREIRRYQKSTELLIRKLPFQRLVREIAQDFKTDLRFQSSAVMALQEASEAYLVGLFEDTNLCAIHAKRVTIMPKDIQLARRIRGERA